One segment of Ricinus communis isolate WT05 ecotype wild-type chromosome 8, ASM1957865v1, whole genome shotgun sequence DNA contains the following:
- the LOC8278157 gene encoding epsin-3, whose amino-acid sequence MSILSKSNSSNNMGTPSFHEFKKQASFFLKEKIKSARLALTDVTPAELLTEEAINGNPWAPDTRTLGSISRAAFEVDDYWRIVEILHKRFLKFERKKWRISYNSLILLEHLLTHGPESVAAEFQADKDVIREMESFQFIDQKGFNWGLAVRKKSERILKLLEKENLLKEERNRARKLTRGIQGFGSFCQRSSSTQILQNASHGAFARSNSQFNEHDSQENQIVCSNQENLISKGETMKKNSDDVASEVIERRQNLNSGDHFSNDWMLEKPETSFKENLAPKKEELHGWNCTGEDNPLLEARRDEPKIMEEDHPFSLAEKESVGVSILLC is encoded by the exons ATGTCTATCTTAAGCAAAAGTAATAGCAGCAACAACATGGGTACTCCTTCTTTTCATGAATTCAAGAAACaagcttctttctttctcaaggAAAAGATCAAGAGTGCTAGATTAGCTCTTACTGATGTTACCCCTGCAGAACT GTTGACTGAAGAAGCTATAAATGGTAATCCATGGGCACCGGACACACGTACTCTTGGATCTATTTCAAGGGCTGCTTTTGAAGTTGATGACTATTGGAGAATCGTGGAGATTCTACACAAGAG GTTCTTGAAATTTGAAAGGAAGAAGTGGAGGATTTCTTACAATTCCCTAATTTTACTTGAACACCTGTTGACTCATGGACCTGAGAGTGTAGCAGCAGAGTTTCAGGCTGATAAAGATGTTATCAGGGAGATGGAAAGCTTTCAATTCATAGATCAGAAAGG ATTCAATTGGGGGCTTGCTGTCAGAAAGAAATCAGAGAGAATACTGAAGCTGCttgagaaagaaaatcttcttaaagaagagaggaaTAGAGCTAGGAAGCTGACTAGAGGGATTCAGGGATTTGGTAGCTTCTGCCAGAGATCTTCTTCCACACAGATTCTTCAGAATGCATCACATGGAGCTTTTGCAAGAAGCAATTCGCAATTTAACGAGCATGATTCTCAGGAAAATCAGATTGTCTGCtcaaatcaagaaaatttaatatcaaagGGTGAAACAATGAAGAAAAACTCCGATGATGTAGCTTCTGAGGTGATCGAGAGAAGACAGAACTTGAATTCTGGTGATCACTTCAGCAATGACTGGATGCTTGAGAAACCTGAAACAAGTTTCAAAGAGAACTTGGCTCCTAAAAAGGAAGAATTACATGGATGGAATTGCACAGGAGAGGATAATCCACTCTTGGAAGCAAGAAGAGATGAACCAAAGATCATGGAAGAAGATCACCCCTTTAGTCTTGCCGAAAAGGAATCAGTCGGCGTTTCAATCCTGTTGTGCTAA
- the LOC8278158 gene encoding U-box domain-containing protein 33, producing MELLKPAHPTRESISGFSSPGVFRPVCERTVTAQLPNIVEEVNGCSSSSSDKVYVAVGKSIEKGVGLLQWSVKRFGNKEICILYVHQPSSLIPTLLGKLPASRANAEVVLAHRREEREQTKKLLENYLAICHRAKVEASIVTTECEQVPKGILDLVNIHGATKLVMGAVPANCMKVKKSSDKADYVAKSAPYFCEIWFINKGKHIWTKEAFERSSHSGGASDDTLGSKSLRYSKNIMPLYPEYLQSTSATGIPCASVSDWVQIESNNSEEPVLHTRSSATNGCFPQSAFSSTSSSSRASTERRVSLDSDSKVEEESLYCQLAEARIEAEASRNEAFEELLRRKKIEFQTLEAISKVKIFESAYENEVKLRKEAEDALRITIEEQVKLLKEKEEVTRELQRTMRNLALLDNRGKEANRRQDEAAGELKLIQTSIASLRQEKQRIQRQKMEAVRWLERWRNRGPAGAPNCNGFLGFVEELPELAEFLLSDLETATCNFSESFKLGQGGYGCVYKGEMLGRTVAIKKLHPHNMQGQSEFQKEVQVLGKLQHPHLVTLLGSCPEAWSLVYEYLPNGSLHECLFRRSNISPLTWKVRARIIAEISSAVCFLHSSNPEKIVHGDLKPQNILLDSELSCKICEFGICRLVTDDTLYCPSFHRGNEPKGAFPYTDPEFHRVGVLTTKSDIYSFGVIILQLLTGRPPVGLVGEVRRTMLCGKLASILDPSAGEWPTFIASRLVDLGLQFCELNSRERPELTPALVRELEQLHVSEERPVPSFFLCPILQEIMHDPQVAADGFTYEGEAMRGWLENGRETSPMTNLKLSHLYLTPNHALRFAIQDWLCKS from the exons ATGGAACTTTTGAAACCCGCTCACCCGACCCGAGAATCCATTTCTGGGTTTTCTTCTCCGGGAGTTTTCCGGCCTGTTTGTGAAAGGACGGTGACTGCCCAATTGCCAAATATTGTTGAAGAAGTGAATGGttgtagtagtagtagtagtgaTAAAGTTTATGTTGCTGTGGGGAAATCTATAGAGAAAGGTGTCGGTTTGCTTCAATGGAGTGTTAAACGCTTTGGGAACAAAGAAATTTGTATTCTTTATGTTCACCAGCCTTCTTCATTAATACCAACACTAT TGGGTAAACTACCAGCAAGTCGAGCAAATGCTGAAGTAGTGTTAGCACATAGAAGGGAGGAAAGGGAACAGACTAAGAAGCTTTTGGAAAATTACTTGGCCATTTGTCATAGAGCTAAG GTTGAAGCAAGCATTGTTACAACTGAATGTGAACAAGTTCCAAAGGGAATACTAGATTTGGTGAATATACATGGTGCTACGAAGCTTGTTATGGGGGCAGTACCAGCAAA TTGCATGAAGGTAAAAAAGAGCTCTGACAAAGCAGATTATGTAGCCAAAAGTGCTCCCTATTTCTGTGAAATATGGTTTATCAACAAAGGGAAGCACATATGGACGAAAGAAGCTTTTGAAAGGTCAAGTCACTCTGGGGGAGCAAGTGATGATACATTAGGGTCTAAATCATTGCGATATAGCAAGAATATAATGCCATTATACCCAGAGTATCTTCAATCTACTTCTGCTACAGGCATTCCTTGTGCTAGCGTTAGTGATTGGGTTCAGATTGAATCAAACAACTCAGAAGAGCCAGTGCTGCACACTAGGTCTAGTGCTACCAATGGATGTTTTCCCCAGAGTGCATTTAGCTCTACAAGTAGTAGCTCCCGTGCTTCTACTGAAAGAAGGGTGTCTTTAGATTCTGATTCGAAGGTTGAGGAAGAGAGCTTATATTGTCAGCTTGCAGAAGCGAGGATAGAAGCAGAAGCATCAAGGAATGAAGCATTTGAAGAGTTATTAAGGCgcaaaaaaatagaattccaGACTTTGGAAGCCATTAGCAAG GTGAAGATCTTTGAATCTGCCTATGAAAATGAAGTTAAACTTAGAAAGGAAGCCGAGGATGCATTGAGGATTACAATAGAGGAACAAGTAAAACTcctaaaagagaaagaagaagtaaCTAGAGAACTACAAAGGACCATGAGAAATCTTGCACTTTTAGACAATCGTGGAAAGGAAGCAAATCGTAGGCAGGATGAAGCTGCTGGAGAGTTGAAACTCATTCAAACTTCCATTGCATCTCTACGGCAGGAAAAGCAGAGAATCCAACGGCAGAAAATGGAAGCTGTAAGATGGCTTGAGCGATGGAGAAACCGTGGGCCAGCTGGAGCTCCAAACTGCAATGGGTTTCTTGGGTTTGTTGAAGAGTTACCTGAGTTAGCAGAATTCTTACTATCTGATTTGGAAACTGCAACATGCAATTTCTCTGAGAGCTTCAAACTTGGCCAGGGAGGATATGGTTGTGTTTACAAGGGTGAAATGTTGGGTAGAACTGTTGCTATAAAGAAGCTTCATCCACATAACATGCAAGGGCAGTCAGAGTTTCAGAAAGAG GTTCAAGTTCTTGGAAAATTACAACATCCTCATCTGGTGACTTTGCTTGGTTCATGCCCAGAAGCATGGTCTCTTGTGTACGAGTACTTGCCTAATGGGAGCCTCCATGAGTGCCTTTTCAGGAGAAGCAATATTTCTCCCTTGACATGGAAGGTCCGGGCCCGGATAATAGCTGAAATTTCAAGCGCAGTTTGTTTCTTGCACTCTTCTAATCCTGAAAAGATTGTCCATGGAGATCTGAAACCACAAAATATCCTACTTGATTCTGAACTTAGTTGCAAGATATGTGAATTTGGGATTTGCAGGCTAGTAACAGATGATACTCTTTATTGCCCAAGTTTCCATAGAGGTAATGAGCCAAAGGGTGCTTTTCCATATACAGATCCAGAGTTCCATAGAGTTGGAGTTCTGACAACCAAGTCGGATATCTATTCCTTTGGGGTGATCATTCTACAGTTACTCACTGGAAGGCCTCCGGTTGGGTTAGTAGGTGAGGTGCGTAGAACAATGTTGTGTGGAAAATTAGCCTCAATTTTGGATCCCTCTGCTGGAGAATGGCCAACATTTATTGCAAGCAGATTGGTAGACTTGGGGTTGCAATTCTGTGAATTGAACAGCAGGGAGAGGCCTGAGTTGACACCCGCTCTGGTGAGGGAATTGGAACAGTTGCATGTTTCAGAAGAGCGGCCAGTGCCGTCTTTCTTCTTGTGCCCCATTCTTCAG GAAATAATGCATGATCCTCAGGTGGCAGCTGATGGGTTCACTTATGAAGGTGAAGCCATGCGTGGATGGTTGGAAAATGGTCGTGAAACATCTCCAATGACTAATTTGAAGTTGAGTCACTTGTATCTTACTCCTAACCATGCACTGCGTTTTGCAATTCAAGACTGGCTTTGCAAATCTTAA